The following DNA comes from Streptomyces sp. NBC_00690.
CCGCCGCACGGAGGCGCTCGACCGGGTGACCGGCCAGGGCAACGGGCACATCCAGTACTCCTTCGCCGCCCATCGCGCGGTCGTCGAGGTCGACGTCGAACTGGGGCTGGTGAAGGTGGTCGAACTCGCCTGCGCCCAGGACGTCGGCAAGGCACTCAACCCGCTCTCCGTCGTCGGGCAGATCCAGGGCGGCACCACCCAGGGGCTGGGGATCGCGGTGATGGAGGAGATCGTCGTCGACCCGGTGACCGCGCGGGTGCGCAACCCCTCCTTCACCGACTATCTGATCCCCACCATCCTGGACACCCCCACCATCCCCGTGGACGTGCTGGAACTCGCCGACGAGCACGCTCCCTACGGGCTCCGCGGTGTCGGCGAAGCACCCACTCTCTCCTCGACCCCGGCCGTGCTCGCGGCCATCCGCGCCGCCACCGGTCTGGCGCTCACCAGGGTGCCGGTGCGCCCCGAGCACCTCACCGGTACGACCGGCGGGTGACGGACGGCTCTCCCCGTCCGCCACCCGCCGAAGACCCCAGGAGACCGCCATGCTGGACATCGCCGACGACCTGAACCGGTGGGTCGTGCAGGGCCGTGCGTTCGCCGTGGCCACAGTGGTGGGCATCAGCGGTAGCGCGCCCCGCCAACTGGGTGCGGCGCTCGCGGTCGACGCCGAGGGGAACGCGATCGGGTCGGTCTCGGGGGGATGTGTGGAAGGGGCCGTGTACGAACTGTGCCGCCAGGCCAACGAGGACGGTCGGCCCATTCGGGAGCGCTTCGACCACGACGATGAGGACGCCTTCGCGGTGGGACTGAGCTGTGGCGGTGTGATCGACGTCCTGGTCACCCCGATCCGGCCGCCCGGCAGCCGGGCCCAGGCGCACCACGCCGGGCCCGTCGATCCTTCGACCGTCGTGCACGCGGCGCTCGCCGCTGCCGCACGCGGCGAGAGCGTCGCACTCGCCCGGGTCATCGACGGGCCCTCCTCGCTGGTGGGGCGCGCCCTGCTGGCGCGGCCCGGCGGCGCCTGCGAGGGGACGCTCGGCGGTCGGCCGGAGCTGGATCGGGCCGTGGCCGCCGAGGCCGCCGTGTTGTGGGAAGCCGGCCGCACGGCCACCGTGGACCTCGGGGCGGACGGCAGTCGGTGCGCCACCGCCCTGCGCATCCTGGTGGAGACGACCGGGCCCGCACCGCGCATGATCGTGTTCGGGGCGGTCGACTTCGCATCGGCGCTGGTGCGCATCGGGAAGTTCCTCGGCTATCACGTCACGGTGTGCGACGCCCGGCCCGTCTTCGCCACCAGGGAGCGCTTTCCCGAAGCGGATGAGATCGTCGTCGACTGGCCGCACCGCTACCTTGACGCGACGCGCACCGATGCCCGGACGGTGCTGTGCGTCCTCACCCATGACGCCAAGTTCGACATCCCCCTCCTGGAACGCGCCCTACGGCTGCCCGTGGCCTACGTCGGTGCGATGGGATCCCGCCGTACCCATCGGGAGCGGGACGCCCGACTGCGCGCGGCCGGGCTGACCGATCGGGAACGGGCCGGGCTGCGCAGTCCCATCGGTTTGGACCTCGGAGCCCACACCCCGGAGGAGACCGCCCTGTCCATCGCGGCGGAGATCGTCGCGGGACGGCGGGGCGGCAGCGGCGTACCCCTGCGGGGCGGACAGCGCCCCATCCACCACTCCGGACCGCACCACCCGCCATCGGGGGAAGCCCACTTCGGGGCGTTGACGTAGGACTCGGCGTCGTACGGCTCGCGTCAAGTGGTCGGCCGATGGGGGCTGGGAAGCGGGCGGACGTACCGTCTCAGACGGGGCGGCGGGCCACGACCAGACGGCACCGGGGGCTGCCGTCCGGCAGCCGACCCAACTGCTCCAACGGACTGAGCTCCACCGTGAATCCGGCGTCGATCAACTCCTTGCGCACCTCGTGCAGTCGGAAGGTGCGGTAGTACATCACGAAGGACGGATGCCACAGTGCATTGCGTACCCGCATTGCCGCATCGAAGGCCAAGAGCGTCAGATACGCGGGGGAGCCGACACGGGGTGGTGCGGGCAGGGGGAAGGCGAACATCCCGCCCGGCCGGAGGGCCCGGTGGACCTCGGCGAAGAGCCGTGGGCGTTCCGCGGGCAGGAAGTGGCCGAACGCACCGAAGCTCACGGCCAGGTCGAAGGCGTGGTGGAAGGGGAGGGCCAGGGCGTCGGCGCGCACCCAGCCGGCGTGCGGTCCGTCCGTTGGCGCGGACAGCGACGAACGCGCCTCGGCGAGCATCCCCGCGCTGAAGTCCACGCCCGTGATCCGTTCCGAGCACACCTCCCGCAGGACGCCCATGCCCGCTCCGGTGCCACAGCAGAGGTCGAGGCCGCTGCGGAAGGGGCCGAGCGTCCGGATCGCGGCGGTCACCGGATCGAGGATGCGATCCGGGGTGCGGAAGGGTGTGGCGTTGAACTTGGGCGCGAGCAGGTCGTAGCCGCGTTCGATCGAGGAGAGCGCCTGCACGGTGAGTTCGCGGAGGGTGGGGCCCGAAGTGGAGAACATCGCCGCCACGGTACTGGCATTCGCCCATCGTGCGCGGAAGGAGTGGTACCGGCGGGCATCGATGTCACCCTGCGCGGGACCGGGCTCCTCATACGGAACACCATCGTCCCGGCCGTCGTACGAGGCCCTCGCGCAGTCATATGCGGTTGTTTGAAAGCTTCGGTGACATCCGTCCCGGTCTGTGATGAGGACTCGGTAAACGATAAGCAAATGCGAACACGAGGGCGACGTCTGCGGCTACGTTCACTCCATGAGTGCGAAAGAGGTCCCTCACCTCAGCACGGGGTGCCCAGCGCTGCCCCCGCTCAATCGAACGGTCCTGGATGAAGGTCCGGTGGCCCGTGCGCCCTGGTTGGTGTGCGCGATCGTCTGAACTCTCCCCCGCGTCTCCGGTGATGCCACCGGAGACGCTGCGTTTTTGCTGCTCAGCCTCTTGTCCCCAGCTTCCCTTGGTGCGTTGAATGCCGATCCATCACAGTGAGTCCCTGCAAGCCCGGATGGCACAGAAAGGGATCAACCCGGCTCGTTCGACCATGGACGGCAACTCCTGCGGTGCTCCTCGCCCACGAAGCGTTGGCGTCGACACTTCGTCCGGCCTTATGGTTCGGTAACGCTGAATGTTCGGTCAGCAACAGTTTGCGTTGACAACAAGGACAGAGATGACCAACGTGTTGGCGATTCCTGCGCAATTAGGTCGACCTGAGCGGATGTGGGAACGCGCCGTCGTCGTCGTACTGATCGCCGCCACCAGAACCGCGAGGCCGGTGTTCCGCCTGAGTGACTGCGCGCTGTCCTGCGCCCATTCCAACGGCGGATGGACACTCGCCCTCAGGCCCGACGGCAGAGCGCTCTTCTACGGTCAGGACGTGGACTGCAGCGACACCATCCACCGCGGACCCGGCCCCGTCGACCTCCTCGCCGGCGCCCCCGACTGGCTGCCGCACCGCCAGTTGCGGGACATGAACGACGCCCATGAACTCGGCTACCTCTACTGGTGGGAGGAGGGCCACTGGAGTCGTGCCCCCTACCCCGACTTTGTCGCGGACGACGGTCTCGTCGCCTCCTGTGACGGATACGCCGGGATCTTCGACGACCGGTCCCTCGCCAACAGCTTCGCCGACGCCGGTTACCGTGACCGGCGGGCCGCCGAACGTTTCATCTCCCGGGTCGAACGAGGGACCGTGAACGCCACCGCGCTCCAGGACCTGATGGACTCCGCCTCCGTGTTCAGCTCCCTCCCCCAAGAGCCCCGGATATCCACCGCCCTGGAGTGGGCCGCTCGACTGGGCGTCGCCGAACGGCTGGTGTCGGGACGCGCGGTGTGAAGCGCCCCGGTGCAACCAGGCCCGAGGCGCGAGGGTGCGGGGGCGCTGCGGCTCAGCCAAGCCGCCGCCAGAACTCCAGTCGATGCCCGCGCACATAGTCGACCGGACCGATCGCATCGGGAGCCAGGGACTGCGTGTACGGCACCGGGGCGCCCGGTGCGTACCGCGGCCAGGGCGGCACCCCCCGGGCCGCCGCCGGCGCCCCGGTACGGGCGAAGGCCGCCCAGTAGTCCGTCATCGTGTCCGACAGCCGCCACTGTGCGGGCGTGAAGTGAGCGCGGGCCTCCGCATCGTCGAACACATAGGGCGTGTCTCCCGCGTGGAAGGCGCCGAAGTCGAAGTCACCGGGCAGCGGAAGGTACATCGGGGCGTCACGATCGGCGAACTCGTACGCGTACAACGGAACCCGCTGTGACAACACGGAGTGCTGCGCCGCGGTGCCCAGGGCCCACATCCGGTCGGTGACCACCGTGGCCCAAGCCAACGCGGGCGAGGGAAAGTCGCTCACCGGGTACTCGCGGGCCACCACGGCGGCATCCGCCCCGAACGCCGTGCTCAGTGCCCGGTCGTAGTCATCGGTGGTGAACGGCGCGCCCACGGCGTCGTACTGCATCCCCACGAAGGTGCGGTGTTCGTCCAACGTCGCACCCGACAGCACCGGCACCCGATGGAAACGCCCAGCGCCGAGGGCGGTGGGCGGTAGTTGCGGCAGGACCTCGTTGCCGTAGCCGAACGCCTGGAAGGCGTTCATGATGTGGGGCACCTTCAGGATCGTCTTCACCGGCAGTCCCCGCAGACACTCCAAGGTCCCTGCCGGATCGGCCGAAGCGCAGCCCAGTGACGCTGTCATCTCCGCACTGATCTCGCGCATCTCCCGCGCCGGGCGCCAGACGTACCAGGGATACCCGGGCACCTCGGGGCCCATCATCCCGGCCGGCATGTCCATCATGCCCTCCCCGCTGGAGAGCACGGCACGGTGGAAGAGGCCGCGGGCCCCGGGGGAGGTCAGATGGCCCGTGATGGCCGCCGCGCCGAAGGACGAACCGGCCACCGTCACCCGGGTGGGGTCACCGCCGAAGGAGGCCGCGTTGCGTTGCACCCAACGCAACGCGGCCTGCTGGTCCTGGAGCCCGAACGTCCCCGAGCCCGGCAGTCCCTGCTGCGCGTACCCTCCGAAGATCCCGAGCCGGTAGTTGATCGTCACCACGACGACCCCCCGGTCGGCCAAGCCCCGAGCGCCGAAGAACTCGCCCCCACCGACCGAGCCGTCACCGTGGATCCACACCAGGACCGGCCGCGGGCCGCCCCGACCCTTCGGCGGTGCGGTCACATTGAGGACCAGGCAGTCCTCCTCCAGGCTGGAGATGTCGGCGTACGCGGACGGCACCTGCGGACACAGCGGTCCCGGCCGGCTCGTATCCCGGACCCCCGACCAGTGCCCGGCCGGGCGCGGAGCGGCCCAGCGATGGACCCCGGTCGGTGGCCCGGCGTAGGGGATGCCGAAGAAGACCCGGTGTGCACCGGAGCGGGCCCCGCGCACCTGGCCCGTGTCGACCCTCACGGTGAGTTCGTCCTGCGGTTCGACCACGGGCGCCCGGTGCGGTGTGACGCCCAGTACGGCGGTCAGCGCCGCCACGGTGAACAGGGCCGTGGTCCAGGCCCTTCGTCCGGTGCTCATGGGGATGTGCACTCCTTGCCTGCTGAGCCGGTGGTGACGGTGGTGCGCTACGACAGGGGCGCCAGATCCGATCTGGCGGCCGGCGTACGCAATCTGGCACTCCGGTGCGGCCTCGTGCGCGCGGCCCGCCCTGACTAGGCCCGACGACACCCGACCGGGCGGCGCTGAGCTGGCGGCGCTGGTCGACATCTGCCCCCGCCCGTCACAGCCGCCATGGCACCGCAACCTCCGGTTCGTAGACGCAGGAGGTGCCTGTGGAGACCGTCGCCTCCAGATGCGTCGCCAGTTCGGGATGGTGCTCATGGAGGCGGCGCAGGACGTCCCGGATGCGGCCGGTGACGTTCTTGCGGGCGCGCTGGGCCTCGTCCCCCAGTCTGCGGGCCCGGCCGCCCAGCCCCACGGCCCGTCGCAGCTCGTCGATCAGGGCCTGCCGCTCCCGGTCGTACTCGGCGGCGCGCAGCTCGTCACCGAGGGCGTCCGCCCGGTCGATCTCCTCGTCGAGGCGCGCCAGTCGGGCGCGGTAGCGGGCCTTCGCCTCCTCGTCCAATACCGGATCACCGCCGAGAGCAGCCGCCGCCACCACGACCTCGCCGCCCTGCGGATTGAGCAATCGCACCGACGGCACCGGCCGGCCCGGCTGGCCCAGCAGCGCATGAAGGTCCCTGAGCCCCTTCGCGTCTGGCATATGCACGGTCCGACCGTCGAACCGCAGCCGCCATACGGCGCCCTGGTGGGAGAACTCGTACGCCGGAACCGCGCTCGTCGTGGTGACCGGTGCCGGTGCCGGTGCTGATCCGGGTGTGGGTGCGGGCCGGTGGGTGGTCGCGGCCAGCTCCCTGGCGCGGGCGGCGATGTGCACCATGCCCAACTCCTCCGCCTCCGCCAGGACCCGGTCCACCAGCTTCGCCGCCCGTTCCCGATCACCTTCGCCGCCCCGGGCCAGCAGCGCGGCGACGAGTTCACCGCCGGCCCGAGCCGACCAGGGCCGCGCATGGAGCCGTTCGGCACTGCGCTGTGCCTCGGTGAACCGGAGGACCGCGGCGTCCCAGTGCTCCTCGGCCGCGTCCAGCAGTCCGACCCATAGGGCCGTGGGCCCACTGATGTCCCAGCCGTACGCCGACACCAGCCACTGGCCCTCGTACGGCAGGAGGTCGGCCCTGGCCTGCGCGCACTGCTCGGGGTCCCGGGTCGCGGCGGCCTGTTGGGCCTGGTAGCGCAGCCACAGGGGCAGGACGCTCCGGTTGAGCACCTCGTGGTCCCCCGTCCCCGAGCCCGGCCGGGGAACGGGGGCGCTCAGGCGTTCCCCCCGTTCCAGGGCGGTCAGGGCGAACAGCAGCTCGGACGTGGGATGTTCCGCCGATCGCAGGGCCGAGTGGACCTCGGGCATGCTCGCGAACCGACCCTGGAGCACGGGCAGCACCCACCGCTGGTGGCCAATGAAGTACCGGTAGTAGTTGGGGTGTCGGCCGGTGAGCTCGATGGCCTCACCGAGCAGTTCCGCGGACTCGTCGAAGCGGCCCATGAAGGCGTGGACCACACTGCGGTCGATGATCGACGTCAGATTGCGGTGCGGGGCCTCGCCCGACCGGGAGGCGGCGACGAGGGCGTGGAACTGGTCGAGGAACCGTGGATCGTCCTGCTCCAACAGAGCGACCCAGCGCATAGAGGCACCGAGGAGTTCCATCCACCGATCACCACGACGCCGTGACACCTGCGTCAACTCCCCGGCGATGGCGACGCGCTCCGCCGTGGTGCTCGGCTCCCACACGGCGTGGAGGCGGGCCCACAACCCGAGCCGCAGGGCCTCGTCGTCCTGCGCGGTGCGGGCGGCGGCGATCACCGAACGGGCCACGACGGCGGCCGGATCGTCACCCTCGCCTGCTCCGTCGCCCGCAGGCTCTTGGGGGGCCAGCAGGTCCCGTGCCCACCGCAGCGCCCGGGCCCGTAGCCCCCGCTCGTCGCCCTGGCCGTCCGCTCCGTACAGGGTGAGCGCGACACGGCCCAGCAGCGGGGCGTCGCCCAGCTGTCGGGCCAGTGCCGCGGCGTCGGTGAAGACCAGCCAGGACTGCTCGTACTCTCCGCTGAGTTGCAGTTGCAGACCGAGTTCCAGGGCGACCAGGACCCGTTGTGGATCCGGGGCCTTGATGCCGATGTCGATGCGATCGAGCGCGCGCCGGAAGTGGCCCGCCGCCTCCTCGCTCGCCAGTCGACCCGCGGCGAGCCGGGCCGCTGAGAGCAGGAGCTCCACGGCCGTCGTGTGCGGCAACTCCGCCCCGGCGAAGTAGGCGTGACGGGCCAGATCGGTGGTGTGCACGGAGACCGATCCGCCCGCCGGACGGCCGGTGGGGCGCGGCGCGAGCAGCGCCCGTGCCGCGGCGGCGTGCAGTCTGCGCAGCCGCGGTCCGTCCAGCGAGCCGTAGAGGCACTCGCGGACGAGGTCGTGGGCGAAGTCGATCCGGTCCTCTCCCGACGGGACGACCACCCGCGTGCGCTCGGCCTCCGCGAGCAGCGTGTCGACCCGGGAGCGGGAGAGCGCCGTCATGGCGGCGAGGACGCCAGGATCGAAGTGCTCGCCGAGGACGGCCGCTGCCCGGAGCAGTTCGACGACCGGCTCGCCAACCAGGTCGAGTCGATGGCGCAGGGCGTCGTGCACCCCGGGGGAAACGGCGGTGAGGGGATGCCCGGCGGCCCACAGCCGGGCGCTCTCCTCGACGAAGAAGGGATTGCCCCCGGTGCGCCGATGCACCGCTTCGACGAGCTCGGGTGTCGGCCATCTCCCCGCGGTACGGGTGATCAGCTCGGCCACACCGGACGGTGCCAGCCCGCTGAGCTGGATCGTCGTGGCCTTCGCGGTCAAGGGGCTGAGCAGGGGGCGCAATGGGTGGTCGGGCCGCTCCACCTCGGTGTCGCGATAGGTGCCGATCAGCAGGAGCCGCTCGTACCAGGCATGTTGGGCCGCGAATTCCAGCAGGCTCAGCGAAGCGGCGTCCGCGCGGTGCAGGTCTTCGATGACCACCAGGACGGGACGGGACTGTGAGGTGACGATCAATAGGCTGGTCACCGCGTCGAACAGCCGGAACCGTTCCACGTCCTCGTCGGTGGTGGCCTCGCCGAGCAGGACGGGCAGCAGTCCCGCGGCGGCTTCGGTCGCACGTGACCACTCGTCGTCGCGCGCACTGCGCCGCAGACTGCGCACGGTCTGGGTCCAGGGCCAGTAGCCCGGTGAGCTGTCCGCGTCCCAACAGGCGCCCCGCAGGACCAGCGCACCGGTGCGCACGGCATCGTCAGCGGCCCGGCGCACCAGGGTCGTCTTGCCGATCCCGGCGTCTCCGGTGACCAGGACGAGGCCGCCGTGGCTCACGGTGGCCCGCCCCATCAGGGTCCGTAGCCGGTCGAGTTGGGTCTCTCGTTCGATGAGCGACGGTGGCATGGTGGATCCTCCCGGGCGGCGGCCACTGCCTTCATAGCCCTCGCACGGTCGGGAGGCGGGTGATGTCCGCCCGGGTCACCTGTTGGGGTGAGTGCGTGCTCGCCCCCGGGGCGGCCTGTGCGCGGGGTCGTTCACCAGCGCGGGAGACGGCTCTTCGGGGCGGGGGAGTCCTTCAGAAGACCCGGTCGGCGGTGGTCACATGGGCACAGCGCCCCGCCGCCCATTCCAGGGCCATCCGGTGCTCGCGCTCCGAGAAGTCCGCGACGGCGTCGGCGACCAGGAATGCCTGGATGTCCTGCATCCAGGCGTCGCAGGCCGTCATCAGGACTCCGATGTGGGCGTAGACGCCGGTGATGATGAGCTGGTCGCGACCCTGTTCACGCAGTAGTTCGCGCAGTTCGGTACGGACGAACGCGCTGTACTTCCACTTGGTCAGCACGGTGTCGCCGGCCGCGGGGGCGACGGCGTCGGCGATGGCTGCTGCGGTCGCGTCCGCGGGTAGGCCCGGTCCCCAGAAGTCCTGCTGGAGACCGCGCTCCTCGGGTGTCTGGCCGCCCGGTTGCGCGGTGTAGACGACCGGGACACCGAGCCGGGTCGCGTCCTTGCGCAACTGTGCCACGTGGTGCAGCAGGGTGGTCACCGGCTCGGCCTGGGTGTCGAACGCGGAGAGGAAGTAGTTCTGGAGGTCGTGGACGAGCAGCACCGCCCGATCCGGGTCCACCGTCCACTCCACCCGATTGGTGGGGAGCCCGTCTGGTTGGGGCATCGGATAGGGGGCGATGGCGGGCAGTGCCATGGAAGTGGTCCGTTTCCGTGTCGGGTGCTGGTCGGGTGGTTGTTGGGGCGGTCGGCGGTTGAGCGTCGGCCGGGAGGTGGAGGGAAGGGGACCACGGCCGTCCGACCCTGGGGCCTGACGGGTCGGACGGCCATGGCCTGCTGAGGGGCTATCCGGCCAGGTCGGGGGCCGGAGTCACCGCACGGAGGTCCTTCTTCGACACCTTGCCCACACCCGTCTTGGGGAAGGTGTCGACGAACACCACCCGGTCCGGCACCTTGTAGGCGGCCAGACCCCGTTCGCGTACGAACTTCTTGACGTCCAGAGCACGCAGTGGTGCGGCGCCGGAGCGCACGATGACATAGGCGCAGGTCCGCTCTCCGAGATAGGGGTCGGGTTCGGCCACCACATTGGCGTCGTGCACGGCCGGGTGGGCGAGGATGTGGTTCTCCACCTCCTCGGCGGCGATCTTCTCCCCGCCGCGGTTGATCTGGTCCTTGGCGCGCCCCTCCACCACGAGGTGGCCGCTCGCCGTCTGCCGGACGATGTCGCCGGTGCGGTAGAAGCCGTCATCGGTGAAGGAACGGGCGTTGTGCTCGGGTGCGTTCCAGTAGCCGCGGATCGTGTACGGGCCGCGGGTCAGCAGATGGCCGGTGGCACCGGGCGGCACGTCGTTGTCCTCATCGTCGACGATGCGGATCTCGTCGTCGGGGGAGATCGGCCTGCCCTGGGTGGCGATGACCGTCTCCAGCGGGTCGTCGAGCCGCGTGTAGTTGACCAGTCCCTCCGCCATGCCGAAGACCTGCTGGAGGGTGCATCCCAGCGCGGGGCGCACCCGGCGGGCGGCCTCCTCGCTGAACTTCGCACCGCCGACGAGCAGTACGTCGAGGCTGCTCAGGTCATAGGCGCTGCGGGGGGCCGCCTCGGTCCACACGATCGCCAGCGGCGGCACCAGGCCGGTGATGGTGACGCCCTCGCTCTCGATCAGCCGGAAGGCCACATCGGGCACCGGCTGGGGGCACAGCACCACTCGACCGCCGGCGTACAGCGTGCCCAGCGAACCGGGCGAGGACAGCGGGAAGTTGTGCGCAGCGGGCAGTACACAGAGGTACACACTGTCCTCGTCGACGGCGCAGATGTCGTTGGAGCCGCGCAGCGAGTAGATGTAGTCGTCGTGGGTGCGGGGGATCAACTTGGGTACGCCGGTGCTGCCCCCGGACAGCTGGAGGAAGGCGAGTTCGTGGGACGCGGGCCCGCCGAGCCCGATCGGCGCGGCCGGTACATCCGCCAGGTCCTCGAAGTAGCCCGCGTCACCACCGGTGACGAACACATGCTTGAGCGAGGGGGCCTCGGCGCAGGCGACGGCGGCCAGCGTCCGGTAGTCGAAGCCGTCGTGTTCGGACGGAATGACATAGGCGACGGCCTCGGTGAAGGTGCAGAAGTAGACGATCTCGCTCTTGCGGTGGGCCGGCAGCGCGAAGACGGGCAGGGCACCGATCCGGAACAGTGCGAAGACGACCTCGAAGAACTCGGCCACGTTCGGGAGCTGTACGACGACCCGGTCGCCCTTGCTGATGCCGCGGGCGATGAATCCCGCCGCCAGCCGGTCGGCGCGCAGATCCAGTTCGCCGTAGGTCCACGTGCGTCGACCGCCGTCCGGGCCACCCGTCGGGTCGACGATGGCGATCCGTTCCGGGTGCTCCGCGGCCCGCTCGCGCAACATCCTGCCGAAGGTCTCGTTCCGCCACCAGCCGGCGGCACGGTAACGGTCGGCGAACTCCGCCGGCCAGGTGGGTGTCTCGTACCCGAGGACCTCTTCGGCGGGTGCCAGCAGGGCTTCTGCGGGATAGGCGGTCACAGCTGGGCTCCCACTGCGTTGAGGAAGGTATGGAACTTGGCGGCGGTCTCCGCCGTCTCGGCCTCCGGCTCGGACGCGGCGACCACACCGGCGCCGGCGTAGAGCCGCATGGAGCGTTCGGTCGCCTCGGCGCAGCGGATGGTGACGACCCATTCGCCATCGCCCTCCGGGGTGCCCCAGCCGACGATGCCGGTGAAGAAGCCCCGGTCGAAGGTCTCCGTCTCGCCGATCACCGCACGGGCGAGCGCGGTGGGGGTTCCGCACACCGCCGGGGTGGGGTGCAGTGCGCACGCGATTTCCAGGGCGGATGCCTCGGGCGTGGCGAGTACGCCGGTGACGGTGGTCGAGAGATGCCACATGGTGGCGGTCCTGATCAGAGTGGGCCGTGCGGGCACGTCGATCCTGTGACAGAACCGGCCCATCCCCTGGTGGACGGCGTCGACGACGACCGCGTGTTCATGGAGGTCCTTCGCGGACTGGAGGAGTCCAGCGGCGCGCCGTACGTCTTCGGCGAGATCGGGGCTGCGTGGTACGGAGCCGGCGAGCGGGTTGGCGACGAGGAGTTCACCGCGTCGGGAGACGAGCAGTTCGGGGCTGGCCCCGAGCAGGGTGCGACCGGGCGATGTGGGCAGGGCGAACGTGTAGCCCGAGGGGTCGCGACGCGCCAGGCGTTGCACCATCGGAGGGAGATCGAGGGGGTTCCCGCTGGACAGGGTGAGCGTGCGGGCGAGGACCACCTTGCTGAACTCGCCGCGCCACATGCGGTCCACGGCTGCGGCCACGCCCTTGGCGTACACCTCGGGCTCGGGCTCGGTACGTATCTCCCAGTCGACGGCGGGAGCGCTTTCGGCGGGGAGGGCGATGAGGGGGTCGGCTGCCAGTGCGGGCCCGGAGCGCACGGTCTCTGGGATGACGAGGGCGGAGGGTGCCGACTGGTCGAACGGAATGGCGCCCATGACGAGGGGAGCCGTCTGTGAGGAGCGGGCGTCGTCCAGGGCGGTCGCCACCCGCTGCGCGAGCGGTTGGCCCCCTTCGGGGACGCGTTGGTGCACTCCTCGTGCCAGCAGGGTGCGGGTGGGGGTGGCGAGGAACCGGTCCCCCGAACGGTAGGCGTCGAGAAGAGAGGTGGCCGCTCCCACGGCGGGGTGTGCCGGGTCGGCCGACGTTCTGTGCGTGGCGACTTCGTGGGCAGCCGTCGACACGGTGACTCCTCTGTTCGATGTATTCGATGTGAAGGGTGCGGGGAAGGTGCGTCGCCGGTGGCGATCTGGAAGCGAAGCGTTCTGGTGGATCGGGGGCCCGGGCCGCTCATGCGCGACTCGGCACGGGGCCGGCCCCACGGTCCGTTCGGCACGGTGGGATCAGCGCAGGGTGGCGCCACCGTCGACGTAGAGGTCGTGCATGGTGATCTGCCGGGCACGGTCGGACGCGAGGAAGACCACGGCATCCGCGATGTCCTCGGGGAGCGCGATCCGGCCCAGGGGGATTCCGGTGCGGTAGGCGTCGGGGTGTGGGTCGCCGTCGATGACCGTGGCGGGGCCCGATGCGTCGGTCCACAGTGCGCGCTGCATCGGGGTGTCCGTGGAGCCGGGGGCCACCACGTTGCAGCGGATGCCCGTGCGGGCCATCTCCAAGCCCAGACACTTGGTGAACATGACGGCAGCGGCCTTGGACGCGGCGTAGGCGGCCATCTGCGGGCGGGGGATGCCCGCCGCGTTGGACGCGACGGTCACGACGCAGCCGCGGCGGCGGGGGGCCATGCGGCGCACCACGGCCCGGGACAGATGGAAGACGCCCGTGGTGTTGACGGCGAAGGTCTCCGCCCAGTCCTCGTCGGTCAACTCGATGGCCGGCGCGGTGCGCAGGATGCCCGCGACGTTCACCAGGATGTCCACCGGGCCGAGTTCGCGCTCCACCCGGTCCACCGTGTCCTCGACCGCGTGCACGTCGGTGACGTCCAGCGGGAAGGGGGTGACGGTGCCGGCCGACGGGTTGTCCTTGAACTCGTCGGTGAGCGTCGAGGCCAGGGCGAA
Coding sequences within:
- a CDS encoding (2,3-dihydroxybenzoyl)adenylate synthase, which encodes MAPAEEVLGYETPTWPAEFADRYRAAGWWRNETFGRMLRERAAEHPERIAIVDPTGGPDGGRRTWTYGELDLRADRLAAGFIARGISKGDRVVVQLPNVAEFFEVVFALFRIGALPVFALPAHRKSEIVYFCTFTEAVAYVIPSEHDGFDYRTLAAVACAEAPSLKHVFVTGGDAGYFEDLADVPAAPIGLGGPASHELAFLQLSGGSTGVPKLIPRTHDDYIYSLRGSNDICAVDEDSVYLCVLPAAHNFPLSSPGSLGTLYAGGRVVLCPQPVPDVAFRLIESEGVTITGLVPPLAIVWTEAAPRSAYDLSSLDVLLVGGAKFSEEAARRVRPALGCTLQQVFGMAEGLVNYTRLDDPLETVIATQGRPISPDDEIRIVDDEDNDVPPGATGHLLTRGPYTIRGYWNAPEHNARSFTDDGFYRTGDIVRQTASGHLVVEGRAKDQINRGGEKIAAEEVENHILAHPAVHDANVVAEPDPYLGERTCAYVIVRSGAAPLRALDVKKFVRERGLAAYKVPDRVVFVDTFPKTGVGKVSKKDLRAVTPAPDLAG
- a CDS encoding 2,3-dihydro-2,3-dihydroxybenzoate dehydrogenase, translating into MPDHRAFGGEFAGRVALVTGAGQGIGAAVTCALTALGATVAATDRAADTVFALASTLTDEFKDNPSAGTVTPFPLDVTDVHAVEDTVDRVERELGPVDILVNVAGILRTAPAIELTDEDWAETFAVNTTGVFHLSRAVVRRMAPRRRGCVVTVASNAAGIPRPQMAAYAASKAAAVMFTKCLGLEMARTGIRCNVVAPGSTDTPMQRALWTDASGPATVIDGDPHPDAYRTGIPLGRIALPEDIADAVVFLASDRARQITMHDLYVDGGATLR
- a CDS encoding isochorismatase family protein; this encodes MALPAIAPYPMPQPDGLPTNRVEWTVDPDRAVLLVHDLQNYFLSAFDTQAEPVTTLLHHVAQLRKDATRLGVPVVYTAQPGGQTPEERGLQQDFWGPGLPADATAAAIADAVAPAAGDTVLTKWKYSAFVRTELRELLREQGRDQLIITGVYAHIGVLMTACDAWMQDIQAFLVADAVADFSEREHRMALEWAAGRCAHVTTADRVF
- a CDS encoding isochorismate synthase, with protein sequence MSTAAHEVATHRTSADPAHPAVGAATSLLDAYRSGDRFLATPTRTLLARGVHQRVPEGGQPLAQRVATALDDARSSQTAPLVMGAIPFDQSAPSALVIPETVRSGPALAADPLIALPAESAPAVDWEIRTEPEPEVYAKGVAAAVDRMWRGEFSKVVLARTLTLSSGNPLDLPPMVQRLARRDPSGYTFALPTSPGRTLLGASPELLVSRRGELLVANPLAGSVPRSPDLAEDVRRAAGLLQSAKDLHEHAVVVDAVHQGMGRFCHRIDVPARPTLIRTATMWHLSTTVTGVLATPEASALEIACALHPTPAVCGTPTALARAVIGETETFDRGFFTGIVGWGTPEGDGEWVVTIRCAEATERSMRLYAGAGVVAASEPEAETAETAAKFHTFLNAVGAQL